TCGTCAACGGCATCGTGCTGCACGGCCCGACGCGCGCCTTCGGCGGCACCTTCCTCATCTTCAGCGACTACATGCGCCCGTCCGTGCGCCTGGCCGCGCTGATGAACGTGCCGAGCATCTTCGTCTGGACGCACGACTCGGTCGCCCTCGGCGAGGACGGTCCGACGCACCAGCCGATCGAGCAGCTCGCGACGCTGCGCGCCATCCCGAACCTGGCCGTCGTCCGTCCGGCGGACGCCAACGAGACCGCCGCCGTGTGGCTCGAGATCCTCCGGCGCCACGAGGGACCGGCCGGCATCGCGCTGACCCGCCAGAACATCCCGGTGTTCCCGCGCGGCGAGGGCGAGGCCTCTGGCGACACGTTCGCCTCCGCCGCCCAGGCCGTCAAGGGCGCCTATGTGCTCGCCGAGGCGCCCGGCGGCACGCCGGACGTCATCATCGTGGCCACCGGCTCCGAGGTGCAGCTCGCGGTGAACGCCCGCGAGGTGCTGGCCGGCGAAGGCGTGAACGTCCGCGTCGTCTCCGCCCCGTCGCTGGAGTGGTTCGCGGAGCAGGATGACGCCTACCGCGAGAGCGTGCTGCCGTCGTCCGTCACCGCACGCGTGTCGGTCGAGGCCGGTTCCGTGCTCACCTGGCGCGGCATCGTCGGCGACCGCGGTCGCTCGGTCGGCATCGACCACTTCGGCGCCTCCGCCGACTACAAGACCCTCTTCGAGAAGTTCGGCATCACCACCGAGGCCGTCGTCGCGGCCGCCCGCGAGACCATCAAGGAGAACGCATGAGCACCCCCACCGCCCAGCTCGCCGCCGCCGGCGTCAGCATCTGGCTCGACGACCTCTCGCGCACCCGCATCTCCTCCGGCAACCTCGCCGAGCTGATCGCGTCGCGCAACGTCGTGGGCGTCACCACGAACCCGACCATCTTCGCGAACGCGATCACGGACAAGAACGACACGTCCTACGACGCGCAGGTCACCGAGCTCGCCGCGTCCGGAGCCTCCGCCGAGGACGCCGTGTTCGCCGCGACGACCCAGGACGTCCGTGCCGCGCTCGACGTCTTCCGCCCGGTGTGGGAGGAGTCCGGCCACGTCGACGGTCGCGTCTCGATCGAGGTCTCCCCCGACCTCGCCCACGACACCGACGGCACCGTGGCGCAGGCCAAGGAGCTGTGGAAGACCGTCGACCGCCCCAACCTCCTGGTCAAGATCCCGGCCACGAAGGCGGGGCTCCCCGCGATCACCGAGGCGATCGCGAACGGCATCAGCGTCAATGTCACGCTCATCTTCAGCCTGGAGCGCTACGCCGAGGTCATCGACGCCTACCTGACGGGACTGGAGCGCGCGCACAGCGGTGACTTCGACCTGTCCAGCATCCATTCGGTCGCCTCGTTCTTCGTCTCGCGCGTCGACACCGAGACGGACAAGCGTCTGTCGGCGATCGGCTCCCCCGAGGCGGAGGCGCTCAAGAGCAAGGCCGGTCTCGCGAACGCGCGCCTCGCCTACGAGCTGTTCGAGCAGAAGTTCGCCGAGAAGCGCGCACAGGACCTCCTCGCGCTCGGTGCGAACCTCCAGCGTCCACTGTGGGCCTCGACCGGCGTCAAGGACCCGAACCTCCCCGACACGCTGTACGTGACCGAACTGGTCGCAGACGGCGTCGTCAACACGATGCCGGAGAAGACCCTCGAGGCGACGTTCGACCACGCCGTCGTCACGGGAGATACCATCACCGGCGGCTACGAGGAGGCCCGCGAGGTCTTCGCCGGGCTCGCCGAGGTGGGCGTCGACTTCGACGCCGTCACCGAGGTGCTCGAGGAGGAGGGGGTCGCGAAGTTCATCGACTCCTGGCACGATCTGCTCGCGCAGGTCACCGAGGCTCTGGAGGCACAGCGATGACCTTCGCCATCCACGCATCGGGCGCGGCGCGCGTCGCCATCGAGGAGACCGTGCCGGCCCTGGTCCACGACCTCGTCGCCTCCCGCATCACCGGTGGCGACGCCACGCTCTGGGGCCCGGCCGCCGAGGCCGAGGCGTCGGTCCGCCTCGGCTGGGTCGAGGCCGTCTCGGTCTCCCGCCCGCTCGTCGCCGAGATCGTCGCGCTGCGCGAGGAGCTCGCGTCGAAGGGCGTCACCCGCGTGGTCCTCGCCGGGATGGGCGGCTCCTCGCTCGCCCCCGAGGTCATCGCGCAGACCTCCGGCGTCCCGCTCACCATCCTCGACTCCACCGCCCCGGGTCAGGTGCTCGCCGCCCTCGACGAGGGTCTCGCCGAGACGGTCCTCGTCGTGTCGTCGAAGTCGGGCTCCACGGTCGAGACCGACTCGCAGCGCCGGACCTTCGAGGCCGCCTTCCGCGACCTCGGCATCGATCCCACCGAGCGGATCGTCGTGGTCACGGACCCCGGCTCCCCGCTCGACACCTCGGCACGCGAGGCCGGCTACCGGGTCTTCAACGCCGACCCGAACGTGGGGGGCCGCTACTCGGCGCTGACCGCCTTCGGTCTCGTCCCCTCGGGACTCGCCGGCGTCGACATCGACGAGCTCCTGGACGAGGCCGAGGCCTCGCTGCTCGAGGTGGCCGTGGACTCCGCCGACAACCCCGCACTCCGTCTCGGAGCCGCGATCGCCGCCACGAGCCCCCGCCGCGACAAGCTGGGTCTGATCACCGACGGCACGCACATCAAGGGGCTGCCGGACTGGATCGAGCAGCTGATCGCCGAGTCCACGGGCAAGGAGGGCACGGGCATCCTCCCGGTCGTCCTGCTCCCGGTCTCGCCGGAGCTGGACCCGGTCCCCGCCGACCTCCAGATCGTGCGTCTCGTCGACGACGCCAACGAGTTCCACCTGCACGAACGGCACGAGGGCGAGATCCTCGTCAGCGGCACGCTCGGCGCGCAGTTCATCGTCTGGGAGTACGCCACGGCGATCGCCGGGCACCTCCTCGGGATCAACCCGTTCGACCAGCCCGACGTCGAGTCCGCCAAGGTCGCCGCCCGAGGTCTGCTCGACGCGCGCCCGGAGCCGACGGCTCCCGCGTTCGTCGAGAACGGTGTCGAGGTCCGGGTCTCCGACCCCGCCCTCGCCGCGTCGGGAACCGTCGAAGGCGTGCTGGACGCTCTCTGGGCGCAGCTCCCCGCCGACGGCTACGTGTCCATCCAGGCGTACGTCAACCGCCTCGAGGTGCCGCAGCTCCAGGGTCTGCGCGAACTCGTCGCCGCCGACTCGGGGCGCCCGACCACGTTCGGCTGGGGACCGCGCTTCCTGCACTCCACGGGCCAGTACCACAAGGGCGGCCCCGCCCAGGGCGTGTTCCTGCAGATCCTGGAGCGCACGGACGTGGATCTCGAGATCCCCGACCGCCCGTTCACGTTCGGGCAGCTCATCCAGGCGCAGGCGGCCGGCGACGCGGGTGTGCTCGCGGAGCACGGACGGCCCGTCGTCTCGCTGACGATCACCGAGTCCTCGGACGACGTGCTCGCCCTCTTCGAAGCCGCACAGAAGTAATCGCAGGAGAGCCCCCACCGATGTCTGTACCCATCTCGCGCGGGCACAACCCGCTGCGCGACCCCGACGATCGTCGTCTCAACAGGATCGCAGGGCCCAGCGCCCTCGTGATCTTCGGCGTGACCGGTGATCTGTCCCGCAAGAAGCTCATGCCGGCGGTCTACGATCTCGCGAACCGAGGGCTGCTGCCGCCCGGCTTCGCGCTCGTGGGCTTCGCCCGCCGCGACTGGGAGGACCAGGACTTCGCCCAGGTCGTCTACGACGCGGTGAAGCAGCATGCCCGCACGCCGTTCCGCGAGGAGACCTGGACGCAGCTGCTCCAGGGCATCCGGTTCGTCTCCGGCGAGTTCGACAACCCTGACTCCTTCCGCAAGCTGCGGGAGACCGTCGAGAAGCTCGACGTGGAGCGCGGGACCATGGGCAACCATGCCTACTACCTCTCGATCCCGCCGAAGGACTTCCCGCTCGTCGCGAAGCAGCTCAAGGACTCGGGCCTCGTGGGCGAGGACGCGGACGACGACGAGCGCTGGCGGCGCGTCGTCATCGAGAAGCCGTTCGGGCACGACCTCGAATCGGCCCGCGCTCTCAACGCCGCCCTCGAGGTCGCGTTCCCTGCGGACTCGATCTTCCGCATCGACCACTACCTCGGCAAGGAGACGGTGCAGAACATCCTCGCGCTGCGCTTCGCCAACGAGCTGTACGAGCCGATCTGGAACCGCAACTACGTCGACCACGTGCAGATCACGATGGCCGAGGACATCGGCGTCGGCGGTCGCGCGGGGTACTACGACGGGATCGGCGCCGCACGCGACGTCATCCAGAA
This genomic stretch from Microbacterium sp. Nx66 harbors:
- the tal gene encoding transaldolase; its protein translation is MSTPTAQLAAAGVSIWLDDLSRTRISSGNLAELIASRNVVGVTTNPTIFANAITDKNDTSYDAQVTELAASGASAEDAVFAATTQDVRAALDVFRPVWEESGHVDGRVSIEVSPDLAHDTDGTVAQAKELWKTVDRPNLLVKIPATKAGLPAITEAIANGISVNVTLIFSLERYAEVIDAYLTGLERAHSGDFDLSSIHSVASFFVSRVDTETDKRLSAIGSPEAEALKSKAGLANARLAYELFEQKFAEKRAQDLLALGANLQRPLWASTGVKDPNLPDTLYVTELVADGVVNTMPEKTLEATFDHAVVTGDTITGGYEEAREVFAGLAEVGVDFDAVTEVLEEEGVAKFIDSWHDLLAQVTEALEAQR
- a CDS encoding glucose-6-phosphate isomerase, translating into MTFAIHASGAARVAIEETVPALVHDLVASRITGGDATLWGPAAEAEASVRLGWVEAVSVSRPLVAEIVALREELASKGVTRVVLAGMGGSSLAPEVIAQTSGVPLTILDSTAPGQVLAALDEGLAETVLVVSSKSGSTVETDSQRRTFEAAFRDLGIDPTERIVVVTDPGSPLDTSAREAGYRVFNADPNVGGRYSALTAFGLVPSGLAGVDIDELLDEAEASLLEVAVDSADNPALRLGAAIAATSPRRDKLGLITDGTHIKGLPDWIEQLIAESTGKEGTGILPVVLLPVSPELDPVPADLQIVRLVDDANEFHLHERHEGEILVSGTLGAQFIVWEYATAIAGHLLGINPFDQPDVESAKVAARGLLDARPEPTAPAFVENGVEVRVSDPALAASGTVEGVLDALWAQLPADGYVSIQAYVNRLEVPQLQGLRELVAADSGRPTTFGWGPRFLHSTGQYHKGGPAQGVFLQILERTDVDLEIPDRPFTFGQLIQAQAAGDAGVLAEHGRPVVSLTITESSDDVLALFEAAQK
- the zwf gene encoding glucose-6-phosphate dehydrogenase; the encoded protein is MSVPISRGHNPLRDPDDRRLNRIAGPSALVIFGVTGDLSRKKLMPAVYDLANRGLLPPGFALVGFARRDWEDQDFAQVVYDAVKQHARTPFREETWTQLLQGIRFVSGEFDNPDSFRKLRETVEKLDVERGTMGNHAYYLSIPPKDFPLVAKQLKDSGLVGEDADDDERWRRVVIEKPFGHDLESARALNAALEVAFPADSIFRIDHYLGKETVQNILALRFANELYEPIWNRNYVDHVQITMAEDIGVGGRAGYYDGIGAARDVIQNHLLQLLALTAMEEPISLSAEHLRAEKEKVLAAVHVPEDLSLATARGQYAGGWQGGEKVTGFLDEDGMDPESTTETYAAIKLEIDTRRWAGVPFYLRTGKRLGRRVTEIAVVFNRAPQHLFGRGNASELGQNALVIRVQPDEGVTIRFGSKVPGNGTNVRDVTMDFGYGHAFTEASPEAYERLILDVLLGDPPLFPRHEEVELSWKILDPVEKYWAAQGGPVEQYAPGSWGPASADDLLARDGRVWRRP